TTATCACATTATATGAGAAGTGTGAAGAATGTAAATCTTCCATCAGCACTTATCCGTGGGATGACTGTGCATTTAAAATCCTTCTGCTGTAAATCTTTTTTAGAAAACAAAACGTTTACCTGATAATGTCATGCTGTTGGCTTTAACCTCCTTTCCAGATGTTATACCATAGCACAGCTGGGTGGGAAGACTCCCAAGTGGAAGCAACTAATGCTTGTTGGATGTGACCATCCCAGAGTTTGGAGCCTGgacaaattcctcttctttcGTTACAGCTGAGATATCTGTTGTCTTTGAGTCAGAGGAATATGAGCCAAATAGATGGGCGATGGGTAGCTAATGCAACACAACTGAATGGTAGGATGATGAAGAACACTACTGTATGTGGGTGAGATTATCACACCCAAATTCCTCTCTCACACTGTGtcccttcatcaccccaccaaTATTAACACTTCTGATTTAACTATTTAGTTAGTCTTAACCCAGAAGTGTGTGGACCATATTGGTATGTTTTAAAAAGGACGTTTGCTGTTTAAATATTGcacatcaataaaaacacattaactcGCTGATTGAAATGTTGCTCAAAGCTGTGAAATAATTCTCAGACAAGTCCccaaatatacagtatttatgcATATTCACTTTCCTTGGCCACCAACTATTTAAAAGCTTTTCTGTGGCCATAAGCgtgtttttttattcatttagatATAAACTATGATATTTACATACATTACTGCACCCAAACCTGACAAAAGTAGAAACATAATGCAGCAGCATGTTTGTCTCCTTTATTGGACAGCACATATATAGTGGCAttctttgatcttttttaaTATCTATTTGTCCACAATTTGGCAAGATGTCTGATGAAAGCATTTGTAATGCATTGACATTCACACCACAGAGGCAGTGAGTAATTTTTAGCTGAAGTATAGTCCACAAGGTCCACACAGAATTGTCCACTGCAGCAGGTAGCAAACAATATGAAAGAGACAGTTAATTTTTAGGCATTTCCAGTTCtgcctgcttttgttttttctaaaataaatgccCCCGCTGAGGATACAGCGTCGTGATGGGCTGAGCTGTCACACAGAGTGTTGGTTTCCATTCTCTTACACATCGACACATTGTTTTTTGACAGAGCGGCCCGGCCCATTAAACACTTGTCTGCAATGAAGGTGTACAGTCAGAAAAGCTGCGACAACCGAACTCTGCTGACTAGGAGTTCTTTCGCCGAAAAGATGCTAGAAAACAAGAATGAGTCCGAAAAACCCGTTTTCCTATTGGAAATATCttctaattaaaataaaaactggtCCAATGGCACCCATGGATTTTGCTGTTCCAGGAATATAATTAGAATTAAAAACTGATTCTGGTCACAAGAGTGCGTCTGATCTTGAATCCAAAAGAGAAGTGTGGAAACCAGCAGTCAGTGAAGCTCTCTGGGGCCCCAACTAAACTGCGAGTTGATCCTCTTATGACAGTGCCAACTTATGGTTTCTTTTTTGGTGCATTGGGTGTAttgaatttgaaaaagatgatgtCTCCATCTTCCACGATGTAATTCCGGCCTTGTTGCCGATATTTGCCAGCAGCCTGTGCAAATGGGTTAAAAGTGATTAAATACTGTTCGGAAATGTTTAATCTAAGTACTGCAATGACTTTatcaacataaaaacacaccttGGCTGCACtttcacttccctcctccttgAAGTCACTGAACTTCATCACCTCAGCCATGATGaagcctttttcaaagtcagtGTGGATCTTTCCTGCAGCCTGGGGGGCCTTGGTCCCTTTCTGaaggagaaaaacagcagaatatTGTGAAGATAATGTTGCTGTACGTTCAAATTCTTGTTATACAAGCATATCTGGCATGAATTTGAGTTTAAATGGGAAAATTAGCATCAAGAAAGTTGATAAAAACACTCACTAAGCTGTAAAAACTCTTCAGAATCCTGAACAAAAAGCCGTTCTTACCCTGATGGTCCATGCTCGCACCTCATCTGGTCCAGCTGTGAAGAAGTATTCCAACTGCAGTGCTGCATACCCTGCCTTGATTATTTTGGTCAGAACACTAACGAAACACACGATCCATAATCACCATCCGTAATAATAAAGTCAGATCATAAACATATACAGAACTGTGAATTTCAGGCTATACAGGAAACATTGAAGACATTATTAAGTCACCTAAACTTATGGATGTAAACAGCTGTAGTTTGACAAAATCTGAGTATAATGTGagtaaaatacacatttttcaCTAAAGagtgataaataaatataagctTTAAGCGGGAGTTCTTAATATAAACCATATAGTGTCAATGTCCCACCTCTGTGTCTTCTGTTCCTCACAGCACTtaatcttctcctcttcctccatgtcCAGCAGTTTAGACTCAAAAGCGCCACTCAATGGGATCACTAGTGCACCGGGGTCATGAGCATCTACCCACTCCTTGATTTTTGCCAGCCTGGGATGAACAAACATTGAGATCACTTATTGTGAATGTTTAACAATGTACAGAAGCAGCCTGGAGGGTAAAAAAGCAAAGTTTACCACTTGTTCTTTTTCCTGATGTAATCTTTCTCTGAGAGATTAACAAGGTAGATCATGGGCTTGGATGTCAGGAACAGGTACTTGTTCAACACATCAATCTGTGGAGAGAATTTCAGACAATACAGATCATGCAACTCtcatttcaatcattttttCTTCCCAGGGCCACAGACCCACTCAACACGAGCTGATTCCAGTGAACTGTGGTTACACTGATTATAATAGCTGAAGTAAACGCTTGACTAGGGAGGCATTAACAcccactggacacacacacacacacacacacacacacacaccagtggtaACGCATGAGATAATTAAATGGATGCTCTAAAGAATGTTTTCAAAGACAACCCAATCTGAGCTAAATGTGGATAAATTCTTTTAACAGCtgtgagaaagacagaaaatatgTGCAAACATTTTTACCTCTTTGTCATTCCAGTCGTGGTAAAATCTGAcatgtttcttttcttctacTACCCAGTTTTTTATCTTCAACATGATGTCCTGAAGTGAAAGAAGTAAGGTAATATGTAGCAGGAATCTACTTTCTTCTTCAGTGACACACATGATACAGAGCTAGAGTGTGCAGGTTTCCCTCACGTATTCGGGTTTGAGTTTCTTGTCCCCTCCTCTGACAGCAACTTTCTCCAGCTTATCAATGATGGGAGCGATCATTTCCTCGTCCTTTAGCCGCAGCTCCTCATGAATGATCTCGATGTCGCGCACAGGGTCAACGTTGCCCTCAACGTGAATGATATCCTCATCATCAAAGGAACCTGAAGGAAAACAGCAAAGTCACTTGGAAAGACGGCttaaatacaattaaaataaGGCAACACATTAACAATACTCTCGTGCACAAAGGCAGCTGAAATAGGCTCCAGCCCAGgtccaaaaaagagaaactagAACTTACGGGTCATGTGGAAGATAGCATCGCAGGCATTGATGTGGGAAAGAAAAGCATTTCCGAGTCCCTGTCCGGAGTGGGCTCCCTTCACCAGCCCAGCGATGTccacaacatttaaaaaagctgGAACCTTACTGTAAAGGCAAATCCAGGAATCAATGAGGCAATTCTATGGATGCTGCACAAACGTTGCTGCAGATACAGTATTGGAAAGATGCATGCACCTTGCTGGTTTGTGGTACTGGCAGAGGAAATCATAGCGCTCATCTGGCACAGGTACCCTGCTCTCGTTGGGATCAATTGTGCAGAATGGGAagttctctgcagcagcttggcTTTTGGTCAGCACATTGAAAAATGTGGATTTCCTGAGGTGGACACGGTCATTATGCTGGGTcattcacacacaacacagtTTACAAATATCTAAAGACTTTGGAACATGTGTGGAAACCCTAAACCTACCCGACATTTGGTAATCCCACAATTCCAATTTTCAGGGAAGTTCCAAAACGTCCAATCAAAGGAGGCTGTTTAGGAGCTTCTCCCTTTTTGGGGGGCATCTATGTAAAAGATAAATGTGTTATATTATGACCATTCCTCAACCCATCACACAATGCGAGTACTATTAGTGACAAACATAGTCAATAATAAAGTATAAGCTATTTTGTTGTAAGTAGttcaattctttattataaACTACTCTAGAAACGCTCATTCAAACACaccatgctaacattagcaagtGGCTGACTGAAAACACAACTAGCAATTTTGTTGCTGTTGAGTATGTGAAACTAAAAAAGATAAAACATAAACTATCGCTAACTGCACCAGACAACGGGGTACACGTTAAGCTAAACAAATCGCCATTGGTACCTTTTAATCTTGGTTAGCCTAAAGTCTACGTGGTGGTCACACCAGTCGCTCCGGTGGAAAGACAAGTGTGGAAGCAACCCGGAAGTATTTGGACGAAGGTCTTCTTTGATTGGTCGAGGAAACAGCAGCGCATGACGTCACCGCTATGCCACTCGCCAAAGAACAAACGTAGGCTTGATAATAACTTCGCTGCTGTTTAACGTTGTAAAACGCGTCAATATTATGCTAGCAATAGCAAAACAACTGTAATATTGGCCAATTTGCACGGCACATAATCATACCGAGAGTTTAAAGTTATTCTACTCGAGATTATAgctatggacagaatttctaggtgcagtcatggtgttgagggggtccggtttggtgacctcaggatcgcgtctctgctttttgcggatgatgtggtcctgttggcttcatcggcccgtgacctccaactatcactggatcggttcgccgccgcatgtgaagcggctgggatgagaatcagcacctccaaatccgaggccatggttctcgaccggaaaaaggtggagtgccttctccgggtcaaggaggagatcctgccccaagtggaggagtttaagtacctcggggtcttgttcacgagtgagggaagaatggagcaggagatcgacaggcggatcggtgcggcgtccacagtaatgcggactctgcaccggtccgttgtggtgaagagatttaccggtcgatcttcgttcctaccctcacctatggtcatgagctttgggtaatgaccgaaagaacaagatcacgggtacaagcggctgaaatgagcttcctccgtagggtggctgggctctcccttagagatagggtgagaagctctgccatccgggaggagctcggagtagagtcactgctcctccgcgttgagaggagccagatggggtggcttgggcatctagttaggatgccccctggacgcttccctggtgaggtgttcagggcatgtccctccggtagg
Above is a genomic segment from Takifugu rubripes chromosome 2, fTakRub1.2, whole genome shotgun sequence containing:
- the LOC101061626 gene encoding obg-like ATPase 1; protein product: MPPKKGEAPKQPPLIGRFGTSLKIGIVGLPNVGKSTFFNVLTKSQAAAENFPFCTIDPNESRVPVPDERYDFLCQYHKPASKVPAFLNVVDIAGLVKGAHSGQGLGNAFLSHINACDAIFHMTRSFDDEDIIHVEGNVDPVRDIEIIHEELRLKDEEMIAPIIDKLEKVAVRGGDKKLKPEYDIMLKIKNWVVEEKKHVRFYHDWNDKEIDVLNKYLFLTSKPMIYLVNLSEKDYIRKKNKWLAKIKEWVDAHDPGALVIPLSGAFESKLLDMEEEEKIKCCEEQKTQSVLTKIIKAGYAALQLEYFFTAGPDEVRAWTIRKGTKAPQAAGKIHTDFEKGFIMAEVMKFSDFKEEGSESAAKAAGKYRQQGRNYIVEDGDIIFFKFNTPNAPKKKP